In the Endozoicomonas sp. SCSIO W0465 genome, TATTCCAAAAGCTGGCTTTAGTGTTGTTTAACTTTCGTATAAATAGCTAAACGACAATTATTACTTAAATTTTCCCATTGTTCTTTGGTCTGTCGCATAAGGGCACCATCAGCTTCATTTTTAGTATTTAATATTGCCTCATCCAGGGCACGTGCAGTCCCGTTTATTGGCATTGTTATAACGGTGGGTACCGTGAATGGTTCATGATCATTACTTCCCAAATGCATTCCCATCGAATTGGCAAGATAAAGAAGACCGTTCTTATCATCCCTGAGAAAGGTGACATAGTGTGTTTCGGATATATTGACTGAGCCAGCGAGCTGATATTCAGTACATGTACCATCGCTGTGATATTTTTGAACTTTATCTGAAAGGGAAATACCACTCCTCTGGTCACGGCCATATGTCGGCGGTGAAAGTAGCAAAACGTCCGGGTCTTCCACACGTGCACCAGAGTCACGAGCAATCTCGTCCAGGTAAACAAGATTGAATGCGTCGTTCATATCCTTGCCTGCAAGTTCTCTCTGCTTATGCACAGGAAAGTTGAATATTTCGATAAGTCCTTTACTTTGGGTAAAAGATTGCAGGGTTCTCAAGTCGGTTATCATCCGTTCAAAAAACTCATCTGGCTCAAGGTTTACTCCTTTGGCAAGACCAAAGATTGTACGGATGTCGTTCAGGTTATCATTTACTCGAATCGCCCCAAGTCGTTGCGAATCGTACTGTACTAAAACGCTATCCAGGTCTTTCAGTCTGCCAAGAGCCTCCAGAACCATTCTGTGATCTCTTTCAGCCTTAACATCAAACGTATATTTAGGTAAGTTTGCTAACTGACGCTGTGTCTCTTTTACTGCTTGCTGGATTTGTCCAATAAGCAACCTCAGGCTACCCTGGTGTGACATCCCCATTAATACTGAAGCTATCGCGCAGTTATTTCCGGCTGCCTGGATACCAGCTCCCTGCATGACGGACACCTGGCCATGGGCGTAACCTTTTACCGGATAAGACTCGGCATTAGCTAATCTGTCTATTTCCTGTCTGCCAGCCTGATTCTGAGCCCGAATGGCCTCTATGGCATCAATTAAGGAGGGGGGAGCTGCATCCAATGGTAGTTCATCATCCGGTGCAGCAAGCAGAGCGTTCAGTCCCGAGCGAAAAACCTGTTCATGTAGCTGGTCCCATTGGACAGGAGCTTGAGCTATTGGTCGTTCAGACCTGGCGGGTGGCGATGCAGTGGCACCATCAATAACATCGTCTGAGCCTCCGGGATGAGTAGGACTGGCTGCAGCGTGAACTGGCATCCGACTGGTCACTGCAGGAGAAGATTGAACAGAGCCGAATGCAAACTTAGCATATGCCATTTGAATTTTATGCAGGTCCCTAATACTCCCACATGCTGCATTCTGGATAATTTTTCTATCTATAGGAAGTTGCCTGAAAATTGTTTTAATCTTCTTAAGAGATTCAGTGCCAACGTCCAGGCCACTTAAATGTCCAACAATTTGATCAATTTGCCTGTCAATAGCTCCATTACTAAATGAAGGAGCAGACTTTAAAGGTGGTACTGGTTTTGTTAACAATGCATTTCCAACATCGGCTTCAAACCATTTTTTTGCCTCCCGGAACCGCTGATCAAAATTTGTGATATCGCTGGGTACTGGCAGCCCGGTACACTGTCCATCTGCTGCCTTCCATTGGTCATACCTGACCTTCAGATTGGCAAACTCCTCAGCCGACAAATCAAACTCAGGTTTACGAGGAGTTTGTAAAACCTCTTCTACAAGACCATGGTCGAAAGACCTATGCCTGCTTTGCATAATATGAATCAGCTGCTCTTTTCTGGAGGAGTATACCTCCTGAAGCAGTTGATTGCCTGAAGCTTTTTCGTGTGTTTGCGGAGCAGCCACTTTAACTGATCGTGAATCACCACCCACTGCTGTCAAAGTATGTGGGCTATTTGTAGGTGAAGATTCTGCCACTTTGGGTGACGAACTACTCATTGATTGCACTTTGCATGCTGACAACCTGACACCATACTTATGGATTGCAGAATATCTATTTGAGTAATTGAAATGACCAAAACCTGTTGGAATTAATATGCTTTCTATAAACTTCTTATTATCGTACTTATGATGAGCACCTTCACCAAATGTGATAAGTAGCTTTCCATTATCTTCCATTAAATTGTTAAGTTTTTGAAAAAGACATTGATTTGCAGAAGCGTCATCAAACACATACCCAGGAAGACCGGTAAAGTGTATCTCCTTAAACTTTTTACCCGGTGGGATTTGGTCTACTGTTACGTGTATATCTCCATTCAGGTCTGAATGCCCCTGTGCATCGGCAAAGACTGTTCGTTGTTTTGTAAAATATTTACCCGTTCTATCATCTATTTGTGAGCCAATGGCCAACACATCATATTGGGGCTTGCTTATATCTCGAAGGCTGAACTCCAAAGCAAGCGTTAGATTATTCTCATAATCAAACTTTGCGATCTTAGCCTCTTTTTCTTTTACTTGCTTTAACCGGTCAGCTTGTTCAGCTCTAATGGCCTGGTCTTCCATATCTGCTTTATGACGGGTATTCATTAAACGATCAATTTCATCACGAGAGAATACACACTCTAAAACACCATGAGCCTGTTTATCATCCAAACCGATTTCATATTTTAACGTATGATCCAGCTGCCCAATTTGCATTTTATCCGGTTCTAATGCAATTATTTGAAAACTTTTAGTAAAATCGATTCCTAAACCAATCAACTTCATCTTCAATTGCAATTGTTTTGCATCATCCGAGAGCATTGTGCCAGTTTCATTCTCCTTTGTTTCTGGTCGAACAGGACCAGAAACGCATGCAGCAGCTGCTCCATCACTATCATCGCCGACCCCACTGAAGTCAAAAGCAGGATGTTGCTTTATTTCCGCAGCTGAGCTGGGTAAAAGTCTGGTTTCCAATATCTGGCATTGCGTAACAATGGCCTCGAGAGCTCCTCTTGCGTTCCAGCTACCTCCTCCGTGAAGGGCGTATTCAACAGTTTCAGCATCGAAGTCGGAATAATTAAAGTTTTTCTGTATTCTGGAAAGAATCACATCATCGATAGTGGGATAGGCTGCTCTGATATTTGCAATGATTTTGGATAATTTAGAAGCATCCTTACTTTGAATTTCGGCACTTTTTGCTGGCTCAGTTCGGATATGAACTGGAGATTTAATGCTTATACCTTGTCTTACTGGTAATGAGTGAGGTGAAGGAGTTGCCTCTGAGTGTGATTCATGAGTCCTCCGAGTTTTTTTAACTGCCTGAGTCAGCTTATCGTAATGCCTGTTTATGTTAATGGCAGACGCAGGCATCTTTGCTCTTTCAACATTTTCAGCGTTAAGTTTCTGGCCTACTTTCGACAGCTCGTAATGCCTGACAACATCACGAAGTGCCTGTTGTTGTTCTTGACTTAAATCCCCATCAGCTTTCAGCCCCTTTAAATTCCACACTATGCCTGATTTCATCCCTAACTTATTCAGAACATTCTTAATCTCTGGATAAGTAACATTTTTCATGAAACGCAATTCAATAATTTTTTCATTCCGAAAGATATCAACACATGCCCTGGCAATGTTCTCTAAAAAATCTTCCGGTGAGTGAACGCCTGAACTTCGGCTGCATGGTGAGGGTAACTGAGGAGGGGTACACTTGTATCTTATTTGACGGGAAGCAAAGGCTGCTGAAGCACGTTGAGATCCCGGATTCTGCCGGATATCAGTGCCCATAACTCTGGAAAACCCTGACGGCCTTGAACATGGATGACCTGCGAATTCCGTCGGTTGTCCGGGTTTTCCTGTTCCACCATGGTTACCATAACTTTCATTGCTTTCACCAGTACCAGCTCCATATTTACGTTCTGTAGAACCAGACTGTTCAATACTACGAGACTTGGTTGTGTCATAACCTGAATGTCTAATACGATAATCCATTTTTAGCTCCTTAAATGCTCAGGAAAGACCAAATTAACCTTATGGGGTTTAAAGCAGCGTTTGAACGTCCCTTGTCCACAAGGAATTAATATTTCGCTTACCTCAATTTATGATAATTGGAATCATCCGGTAATAAATCTTCGGTCTGAATAAATTTTGAACAGCTAACCATTTTCTTTTGCATCAATCACTGACTGGTTAGTTAGTTAAGATAACACCTTGGCCCGGCACTTGCCCCTTCCATGGAATGGAGGTTATGTATACAGAAATGCTGTTATAGGTTCACGGCATCCCCTGCTACACAAGATTTCAGACTTGATTACTGATTATCCGATCAGCAATAACAGGTTATATTGGGTCAACTGCTTACGGGCATTCTTATTAACCCTTTTGATCAATAGCAAGAACAATAGTTCATTAAACAAATAAATATACCAGATCAGAAGCTTGCACTCTGCGCCAAGAGGGCTTTATAGTCATTAGCATGAGACAACTAATCAAATATCATACCTTCCTGTTACTTCTGCCCGCCCGCTTAATGGCAGAGACAACAGAACCTGCCAATCCGGTCAGTGAACTGGACCTGTTTCAGGTTGTCATGCCCATGGTGATGGTCGTCAGCCTGATTTTTGTGCTGGCCTGGCTGGTCAAACGGTTTAATCCCAGGCTGCCGGCCATGGGAAAGGATATCGAACTGTTATCCAGTGCCCCGATCTCGAATCAGTCCCGCCTGACTCTGGTTCGGGTGAGTGGTAAAGATCTTCTTATTGGCATAACGCCAAACCAAATTACTCTGCTGAAAGATTTTGATGCCCCGGTAGTGGATAAAAGTCAAATCAAAGGGCAGGCAGATCTGGCAGAGCAGTTTAAAAAACTCCTGCGCTCCAAATCGGATGGTGATAACGCATCTGAAAAAACGGATGTTTGATGGGGACCTCGTAAAAACCCCGGACTTCAAATCTGACCCATCTATTGTAATCTCCGGGGTGCCGCTGCTGTTTTTCGGGCTTTCCACACCCGGTTATGAACAACTTATCCATTACTGGGAACAGGAGTTATACAGGTCATGCACAAGTTATCCACAAAAACCTGTATACAACCGGTAAATGACTGTTTATGTTTCCATGGCATACCGCATCCGTATATCAATCAGCACTGCAAGTGTGTCTCTCAATATTTCCCGGCGTAGCTTGATAGAGATTTCCACAGTTTTCCTGATCAACTCCCTGAATGATCTGTGGATAACACCTTTTACCCCCTGCTGTTCCTGAGCAGAACAACATCTGTATATTTTCTGCACAGAGACATTTTTACTCACCCTGCTTGCAAAATATTTGCCGGCGACTCTCGGAGCACCCGGCGAATGCCGAGCCATCCGGCAAACCCGAGAACAAGAGCACCAAACAGGGGCAAAGCAAACCAGATAAACCAGGCCGGCTGCCAACTCAGCTCAAAAACCCGGGTATTGAGCAGATAGCTGGCAAGCTCGGTACCACAAGCCGCCAGCAGACCCGCCAGAATGCCAAACAGCACAAACTCGCCAACCTGCATCATTAAGAGCTGTCGACGGGTTCCTCCCAGTGAGCGAATTAATGCGCCCTCGTGCAGGCGTTCATCAATGCTGGATTCAATCACCGACATCATCACCAGCAATCCTGCCAATAGCAGCGCAGCCAGCATCGCCTCTACCGCAATGGTCGATTGCGCCAACATCTTCTGAACCTGGTTAATCACCGCATCCAGGTCCAGTAAGGTCATGGTTGGAAACTGAGTGATTAAAGCGTTGAGCAACAGCTTGTCCTCAATATCCAGGTAGAAGCTGTTCAGCCAGGTTGTGGGTAAATCCTGCAGAACGGCCTCAGGGAAAATCATATAGAAGTTTGGCCGGAAAGACTCCCATTGGACCGTGCGAATACTGCTTACCGTTTCAGTAAACTCATGCCCTGACACAATAAACGTCAGCCGGTCACCCAGACCAACCCCGAGCTTTTCAGCAATTTCTGCCTCAATGGAAAGGCCTTCTTCACTGCCGGGTTCCCACCAATCGCCCGCTTCAAGACGGTTTTTTTCCGGCAGTGTTTCTGACCAGGTCATGTTCAACTCACGGTTCAGAGCGTTGTGGTTCTGTTCCTCCTTGGACACTGCTTCCCTGACCGGCAAATCATTAATACCGACCAGGCGACCACGAATAATCGGATAGAGTTGGCTGGTATCCACATCATTCCCGGTGAGAAACGCCGAGTACGCCTCAACTTCGGATGGCTGAATGTTCATGGCAAAGTAGTTGGGTGTCTCTTTCGGCAACTCATTCTGCCAACGATCCAGCAAATCCGTACGGAGCAGTAATACCACTGCCATGGCCATAAACGTCAGGGTAAATGCCAGCAGCTGAGCGGATGTCTTGCCTTTGCCCTGGATGATCCGGCTGACGCCAGGGCGCCAGAATACCGGTAACGAGGAAAGCCTCTGACGGTTGCCCACATGGGCAAGCAGTAGTTGCACGCCAAGGGAGATCATTAACAGCACAGCCCCTGAGGCCAGGGCGAGCACCAGGGCTATAACCACTTCACCGGTGTGATACCAGAGCAGCAGAAAAACCGCCATCAACGAAAAGCCATAGACCAGCCAGGAAGCTGCAGGAGCTGGCGACAGATCCCGCCTCAGCACCCGCAATGGCGAAACATCCTGCAATCGTAGCAGCGGCGCAAGCCCAAAGCCGGCAAGGGTAATAACCCCCGTTGCCCCGCCAATAACCATCGGCATGATACCCGCTGCCGGCAGCCAGGCGGGCAGCACACCCTTGAGCAACTGCACGACGCCTGCCTGAAGAAACCAGCCAATCAACACACCGGGAAGCGCCACCAGCACAGCCACAAAAGCCAGCTCCACGAGCAGCAGTCTCAGCACCTGCTGTCGACTGGCACCCAGGCAACGCATCACCGCACAGCTATCAAACCGTCGCTCTGCAAACCGCTGGCTGGCCATGGCCACCGCGACTCCAGCCAACAGCATCGCCGCCATACTGGCCAATCCGAGGAACTGTTTCAGCCGCACCACCGAGTTACGAAGATCACGTCGACTGTCGTCGGCCATCATCAACCGTTCACTGTCATCCAGACGATCTTTGGACCACGCCTTGAATTGCTCCAGTGCTGAAAGCTCCCCCGCCATCAG is a window encoding:
- the fliO gene encoding flagellar biosynthetic protein FliO, coding for MAETTEPANPVSELDLFQVVMPMVMVVSLIFVLAWLVKRFNPRLPAMGKDIELLSSAPISNQSRLTLVRVSGKDLLIGITPNQITLLKDFDAPVVDKSQIKGQADLAEQFKKLLRSKSDGDNASEKTDV
- a CDS encoding ABC transporter permease codes for the protein MTVNTSSASLRRNVTHRPNSTFGLSWRFLIRDWRSGELWLLVAALLMAVAVSTAIALFSERLQLALGRQVAEVLGADMLIRSPGPVQPVILEAAENQGLTLSTVLEFPSVVMAGDEMQMVSAKAVENNYPLRGHIRTADQPFAPDQIVSDTPGVGEAWLEPRLFPLLGVAIGDQVMLGNTWLTITRAITLETDRGGDFYSFSPRLMFSMADLESTGIIQPGSRVSWKTLMAGELSALEQFKAWSKDRLDDSERLMMADDSRRDLRNSVVRLKQFLGLASMAAMLLAGVAVAMASQRFAERRFDSCAVMRCLGASRQQVLRLLLVELAFVAVLVALPGVLIGWFLQAGVVQLLKGVLPAWLPAAGIMPMVIGGATGVITLAGFGLAPLLRLQDVSPLRVLRRDLSPAPAASWLVYGFSLMAVFLLLWYHTGEVVIALVLALASGAVLLMISLGVQLLLAHVGNRQRLSSLPVFWRPGVSRIIQGKGKTSAQLLAFTLTFMAMAVVLLLRTDLLDRWQNELPKETPNYFAMNIQPSEVEAYSAFLTGNDVDTSQLYPIIRGRLVGINDLPVREAVSKEEQNHNALNRELNMTWSETLPEKNRLEAGDWWEPGSEEGLSIEAEIAEKLGVGLGDRLTFIVSGHEFTETVSSIRTVQWESFRPNFYMIFPEAVLQDLPTTWLNSFYLDIEDKLLLNALITQFPTMTLLDLDAVINQVQKMLAQSTIAVEAMLAALLLAGLLVMMSVIESSIDERLHEGALIRSLGGTRRQLLMMQVGEFVLFGILAGLLAACGTELASYLLNTRVFELSWQPAWFIWFALPLFGALVLGFAGWLGIRRVLRESPANILQAG